The genomic interval CGACGCCTGGTTGGCTCCCCGGCTCCATGCCACGCTGCGGCTCACGCGCCGGGAGGCGGCCGATCGCAGGTTCTGGAACTACCTGGCGCTGGGAGTCGCTCCCGATTACGTGGTGTGGCGGCACACGACGGATCCAGGGAAGGGGGAGGCCCCGAAGGTGGCCGCCAAGCGGTTCCGCGGGGGCGCCGATGTGCAGGCGTTCGCCCGACTGTGGTGGGCGGCCGAACTGTTCCGCAACGGCTCCGACTACACCCCGGTGGTTACGGCCTGCGGCGAACAGGAGATGTTCAACTCCGCGCTGCGACTCACCGTGATCGACCACCGGCCGACCGCGCTGGCTCTGGTCGACCTGCTGGTCCGAGGGACCGTACGCACCGGCCGGGAGGTCAACGCCCTGGTCAAGGCGGTCAACGCGTCCGCCGCCACACTCATGTACGACGTCATGGCGCCCGACGCCGAACGGGACGGCGGACCGTTGGCGCGGTGGATCGAGGCCGCGGAATGGGCGCCGGCCGTGGCGCGGAAGGTGCTTCCGGAAGGGCCGGACGAGGAGAGGGCGCCCGAGGACTCGGTCGCGACCCTCGCCGAGCACTTCGCGGAACTGTTCGCGGAGGCACCCGTACGCGGGAAGAAGGCCGAGGGCGACGAGGCGGAGTGACCGAGCGGGCCCGAAAGTCTCGTGTCAGGGGCTTTCGGGGGTGTCCTTGTCCAGGGAGTCGGTCGGTGGCTTCCACTCCGCGAGCCGGGTGAACCACTCCTTCTCCGGAGGCCCACCCAGCAGCGCGGCGCTCAGGATGTGCAGGGAGAGACGTGGCGGGATGGCGTTCCCGATCTGCTGGGCCACATCGGTCGAACGCCACGGGTAGCGGGCGGGGAACGACTGGAGGAGTCCGCCCTCTTCGAACGAGAGCCGGTCCAGTTCCTCCCCGACCTCCTTCTCGCCCGCCTCGTTCTCCTTCAGGAGGAAGAGCCGGTTGCGACGGAACTTGCCGGTGATCGTCGCGGCCGGCTCCTCGGAGGTGCGGCGCCCCCGATTCTTCGGGTCGCCGCCCGAACCGTAGTTGGACACCAGGACGAAGTCGCGGGGCCGGGTGGCGGCGAGAGCGGCGCCGACCGACACCCAGGACTCCTTCTTCCTGCCGTCCTTGGAACTCTTGGGCGGCTTCGGCGGGGCGAACAAGGCGTCGCCCTGCTGTTCGACCGCTTTGCGGTACGGCCTGTGGGTCGGTTCCGGGAAGTACACGCCCCTTCCCGAGTCCTTCGGATCCCACCGGGCGATCAGCACGGCACGCCGGCGCGTCTGGGGGACGCCGAATGCCTCGGCTTGCAGGACGTGGGCGTCGGCCGCGTAGCCAATGCCTCGGAGCAGTTCGGCGTAGTGCTTCCACACCGGCAGCACCGTGGGGACCTGTTCCAGCACCACGACGTCGTAGGGCCTTTTGCGCTTGAGCTTCGCCTCCATGATCCAGCGCAGGGGCTGCAGCACGAAGCCCGTGCGTTCGTCGGACATGGAATCGGTCTCGCGCTTGACCTCGTTCCAAATGGTGTCGAAGGACTTACGGTCCCTCGCGGAGACCAGACAGCCGGCCAGCCGCTTCACATCCTCCAGAGCCTTGTGGCCCTCCCGGTTGCCGGCCACGGAGAACGACTGGCAGGGCGGGCCACCGGTGAGGACGTTCGCGTCCTGCACCTGGGGGTCGCACGGGCCCAGGGCGGCGACGTCCTTCTCCGTGGTGGTACGCAGACCGGCCGCGTCGCGCGTCGCGCGCGTCGGGTCGTCCCACTCGACCCCGATGCTCTCCACTCCCATGACCGTAGCGGCGATATCGAGGCCCCCCGGTCCGGCGAACAAGTCCACGATGCGGAAACTTGCAGGTAGGAGTGGTGGGTGGGGCCTGGGGGTCATGGGAGGGAATTCTAGCCGGCTTTCGATGCGCTCCCGACCGCTTCCCGAGCGCTCAATCACGCAACGCCGCCGCGATCGCCAGCCCCAATGCCTTCCCCACCGGCGGCGGCGACGCATGCCCGATCTGGCGGTACCGCGCGGTCTTCAGACCCGCGAAGCGCCACTCGGTCGGGAAGCCCTGCAGCAGCGCGGCCTGCGCATCCGTGAGCTTGATCAGCCCCTGGCCGGCGTCGTCCTCGGGCCCGGGGACCTGGTTGGCCAGCGTCCCGCCGTTGACCCCCATCCGCGCCCAGGCGGCCTTTGTACCCGTAGGTCCCAGGTCGGCGCCCCCTCGGTTGTCGGAGCCGCCGACCAGCGTCGGCGCCACCGAGATGGCCTGCGCCGCCCAAGCGTCCGCCCCGCTCCACCCCCGGGCAGCCATGGAGTCCCGAAGCGCCCTCCCCACCGGCACATGGTCCTGGACCGTGGGCGCCGGTGGCCGGAAGCGGTCGAAATACCGGTCCTTCAGCGCGACGAGCACCCCTTGCTTCCGGTCCTGCGGCACCCCGAAGTCCGCCGCGTTCAGGATGAACCAGTGGAGTCGATACCCGAGGTGCTCCAGCTCCTTCCGGACGAACCCGCGCAAGGGCTCGAAGGCGCCGGCGTCGACCAGCCCCGGCACGTTCTCGAGGATCACGGCACGCGGCTGGATCGAATGGGCGAGCAGGACCGCCGCCCTGAGCAGCTGTTCCTCCTCGTCCGTCTCGGCCCTCGCCGCGGTGGCGCTCGACTTCACGCGGGGGAGACCGGCGGACAACAGGTCGACGTCGTACGTCTGCGGGTGCTCGTCCGGGACGAAGTCCAGCAGGTCCATCTCCAGGACCTTCCAGTGCGGCCGGTTCAGGCCCAGCGTCTCGCAGGCCACCGCCTTCCTGTCCAGCAGGAGCACCGGATCGAACCCGGCCTGCTCCAGTCCGAGCGCCAGCCCACCGGCCCCCGCGCACACGTCCACGAACCGCAATCCGCTCACGAGCCCCCGCATCCCCGTTCCGTCCGCCCGGCGGACCTCTCACGATCGACCGTCTCCGCGACCTTCTCCGCGACCTCGACCGGCGCTTGGTGCTCCCAGAAGCGCAGGACCGTCCATCCCTCGGCCACCAGATGAGCCGTGGTCTCCGCGTCGCGCGCCATGTTCCGATCGAGCTTCTGCCGCCACCACTCGGCGTTCGACTTCGGCTGCGTCGCGTGCTCGGGGCAGCCGTGCCAGAAGCAGCCGTCCAGGAACACCGCCACCTTGGCCCGGGTGAACGCGATGTCGATCGTTCGCCGGGACATGTGGGGCACCCGCTCGTTGAGGCGGTAGCGGTAACCGGAGGCGTGCAGCAGCTTCCGGACCGCCACCTCGGGCGCGGTGTCCCGGCTCGCCTGGCGACTCATACGGGCGGAGACGGTCGGGGAAGAGGGTTTGGCGGTACTCATCACGGCCCAGTCTCCTACGCCCGGACCTCTCCGCGGTCGACGACCGCGAAATCGCCCTTGCTCGAATCGACGGTACGGAAGCGCACCAGGTGCCGCTGTCCCGCGCTCGCCGAAGCGGGCGCGACCAGGCAGAAGGCCATGACGACGTCCCCGGGGGCGATCCAGCGCGCCCAACGCCACCCCCCGAGCCCCCACGTTTCCCGGCAGCTCCCCCCACCGGGTACGCCGTCGGCTCCACCCACTGGCCGCCCGGGGAGCGGATCTCCACCGATTCCGCGGGGAACATCTTGTTGCGGGCCGACGGGCGGATCCAGGAGAGGCGCTGGGAGACCAGTGGGGGGCATCTGGGCCGGGTGACCTGGGGCTTGGAAGCCGAACCAGCGGCCCATCTGCATCAGCGTGTCCGCCGGCTGGGTGGTGCGGCGGTAGTACGTGACCGTCAGGCCCTCCACCGTGAAGCCGCGGGAGAGCTTCCTGCCGCCGACCAGGATCTTCCAGACGTGCGGGGTGCGCTCGAAGTCCAGGTCGTAGTCGCGTTCGGTGTCGCCGTTCGCCACCAGGACGGGGGTGCCGCCCGCGTTGATCAGCTGCCGGGCGCGAGACGTAGGCCCTCAGTTCCTCGTACGAGTCCGGCGTGGGCAGGTCCGTGTCGGCGAACCGGTGGAAGCCGGAGGCGCAGAGGGCGGCCTGGTGCCACAGGGAGTTGATGCGCAGGGCGAGGGCCGTGTGCTCGGCCATGCGGACCGACTCGTGGACGAGCATCGTGTGGTGGCGGACCGGCCCGCCGGCACGCCCCGGTCGGCGCGGTACAACTTGAGCGCGCCCTACGGAGCCGGGGCGCACCCCGGCATCCGTTCTGCGTCCCGCAGGCAGCCCCTACACCCGCCCCCATGGCATCCCCGGTACGACTCCCCCGACCCGCACCAGCACTCCGCGCTCTTCGCCGGCGGCCACGGGACCGCGCGGCCCCGTGCGGCCAGGGTCGTCGCGTACTGGGGGAGGAGGTCCGGGTCCGCCGGGGACGCGGATTCGGAGGCGGCGAAGGCTTCGTAGGAGGGGACCGTGCCGCGGACGATGCCGAGGTTCGGGGTGCCCGCCGCCTGGAGGTCGCGCAGGGCCGTCTCCAGGCGGGCCAGGTGGTCCGGGTGGGAGGCGTACTCGCTGCCCAGGCTCGGGTACGCCGTGAGCAGTTCGCGGAACTCGGCGGCCGGCCAGTGCAGCACCGCCACCGGGAACGGGCGGGACAACGCCGTCCGGTACGTGCCCAGTTCGGCGCGCAGGCGGGTGATCTCGGCGCGCAGCTCGCCCGGGTCCGACGAGCCGAGCGACCACAGCCGCTTCGGGTCGTGGAGCTCGTCCAGCGGGACCGCGGCCGTGTGCAGGGTGTCCGCCAGCTCGTCCCAGGCGTCGTGCGCGACGCCCATCAGGCGGCGTACCCGGTGGCGGCCGGTCAGCAGCGACTGGGTCTGGTACGGCACCTCCTCGCCCGGCGCGATCAGCAGGCGCAGGGCCGTGGAGAAGAGGTCGTGGGCCGCCTCCAGCTCGTCGTGGGCCTCCAGCGTCTCCGCCGCGATCTCCCACGGGGCCGCCTCCTGCGGGGCCGCCACGCGGACGCCGTCGATCAGCGCGCGGGCCTCCGCCTCGTGGCCGTACTCCCACAGGTTCGCGGCGCTGAGCGCCCTCACCAGGTGCGGGTGCTCGGTGCGGGGGTCGCCGAGCAGGTCGTCGTAGAGCGTCGTGGCACGGGCGCGGTCGCCGCCGAGTTCCAGGTGGGCCGCCGCCTGGAGGAGCAGCGGCTCGTGGTCCTCGGGGTACTGCGCCGCGGTGCGGAGCAGACGCTCGGCTTCGGAGATGTGGTCGGCAGGAGTCTCGGGGCGCATGCACCACACCGTACTGCTGTGCGGGGGCGCGACGGGGGCCACTCCTGAGGGCCCGGGCATGCCGCCGACCCTCTAACGTGTTCCCTCGTGCTCAGACGACGTCCGCAGTTGTTGTGGTTGCTGGTCCCCTACGTGCTCTACCTCGGGGTGCTGCCGTTCGTGAACCGGGTCCGGCCCGTCGTTCTCGGGCTGCCGTTCCTCTTCTTCTGGCTGCTCGGGGCGACCCTCCTGACCCCCGTCGCCGTATGGCTGACCCGGCGGGGTGACCGCCGGTGAACGCCGCCGTCGCGACCTCCGTCTTCGGGGTCTTCATGGTCGCCACCGTCGCCCTGGGGCTGCTCGCCGTACGCGGCAGACGCGGCGGCGGGGGCGGGCTCGCCGAGTGGTCGGTGGGCGGGCGGAGCCTCGGCAGCGTCTTCATCTGGGTGCTGATGGCCGGCGAGGGCTACACCAGCTTCAGCTACCTCGGCGCCGCCGGCTGGGGCTACAACTACGGCGCGCCCGTCCTCTACGTCGTCGCGTACATGTCCTGCGGTTACGCCGTCGGCTACGTCGTCGGGCCCATGCTGTGGGCGTACGCGCGCAAGCACGGTCTCGTCGGGATCACCGACATGGTGGCGCACCGCTTCGGGCGGCCCTGGCTCGGCGCGCTCGTCGCCGTCCTCGCGACCGTGTTCCTGCTGCCGTACATCCAGCTCCAGATCACCGGCATGGGCGTCGTCGTCTCCACGATCTCGTACGGCACCATCAGCCTGAACTGGGCGTACTTCATCGCCTTCGCCGTCACCACCGGCTTCGTCGTCGTCAGCGGGCTGCGCGGCAGCGCCTGGGTGTCCGTGCTGAAGGACCTGCTGGTCATCGTCACGCTCGGCTTCCTCGCGATCTACGTGCCCGTGCACTACTTCGACGGCTACGGGCCCTTCCTCGACCGGCTCGTCACCGAGAAGAGCGAGTGGCTGACCTTCCCCGGCCACGGGGACAGCGGCCTCGGACAGGCGTGGTTCATCACCACCTCGTTCCTGAACTCCCTCACCGTCGTGATCTTCCCGACCACCGTCGCCGGCTACCTCGGCGCCAAGAACGCCGACGTGCTGCGCCGCAACGCGATGTGGCTGCCCGCCTACAACGTCCTCCTCTTCGTCCCCATGCTGCTCGGCATGGCGGCGCTGTTCGTCGTGCCGGGACTCGTCGGCGCCGAGTCCAACCTCGCGCTCTTCAAGCTCGTCACGGACTCGCTGCCCGCCTGGTCCGTCGGGGTCATCGGGGTCGCCGCCGCGCTCTCCTCGATCGTGCCCATGGCCGTGTTCATGCTGGTCATCGGCACGATGTGGGGCCGCAGCGTGCTCTCGCTCGTGCCCCGCTGGGAACGCCGGCAGAAGGGCGCCGCGCAGCTGGTCGTCGTGGCCGCGGGCTCCCTCGCGCTGCTCCTCACGTACACCGCCCCCAACACCCTCGTACGCCTCTCGCTCATCTCGTACGAGGGAATGGCGCAGCTGCTCCCCATGGTGCTGCTGGGGCTGATGTGGCGGCGGCTGACGCTGCTCGGGGCGCTGTCCGGGCTCGTCGTCGGGGTCGGCGTGGTGTGCGGGTTCGTCTTCACGGAGCACGACCCGGTCTGGGGCGTGAACGCGGGCATCGTCGCCCTCGCCGCCAACCTGGCCGTCGCGCTGGCGGTGACGTACGCCGGTCCGCGCGAGCGCGACGCACGGCCGGACGACGAGGTGCTGGCCCGGGACGAGCTGGAGGCGGACCGGGTGGCCGTCAACGCACGTTGACCCGTCCGGCCGGTCGTGTATAACGGATGGACCGACAGCAGCGGATACGGAAGGGAGGCACCGCCCATGGGCACCGACGCCATGAGCCGCGTACGCGACGGCCTCTCCCGCGTCCTGCGCCCCGCCGGGCTGCTCCTCTTCCTGCTCACCGAGGTGCTCCTCGCCGAGGGCGGCAGCCTCTCCGCCGCCGTCGCGCTCGCCGCCACGGCGGCCGCCGGCACCGCGCTCGTCGCCTGCTCGGTCATCAGCGCCCGCTGCGCCGCCCCGGTGCCCCGCACCCGGGTGCGCACCGCCATGCGCGACCGGGAGAAGCGCACCGCGTTCCTCCCGCAACGGGACCCGGACGCCCAGGGGCGCCGCCGCCCCCGAGCACCGGGCCGTGCCCTCCTGACGGCCGCGTAAGGACAACGCCCTTTTTTGAAGGCCCTTCGCGGACCCGTCACGCCGAAGCACGTACTCCTCGCTTCCCGCATGACGAGACCCCCGGAGGGCTCACCCATGTCCGCCTTCATGTCCGCTTTCGCCAGCCTGGTCGGCGCCCTCGCCGACCTGCTCCACCCCCTCTTCCAGGGCGCGTCCACCGCCGCCGCGATCGTCCTGTTCACCGCGCTCGTCCGGCTCGCCGTGCACCCGCTCTCGCGGGCCGCCGCGCGCGGGCAGAAGGCGCAGCGCCGGCTCCAGCCGCAGATCGCGGAGCTGCGCAAGAAGCACGGCAAGGACCGCGAGCGGATGCAGAAGGCGCTCATGGAGCTGCACCGCGAGGAGAAGGTCTCACCGCTCTCCGGCTGCCTGCCGAGCCTGCTCCAGATGCCCGCGTTCTTCCTGCTCTACCACCTCTTCTCCAGCCAGAGGATCGGTGACAAGGCCAACTCGCTCCTCGGCCACCAGCTCTTCGACGCCCCGCTCGGCGAGCGCTGGCACGACGCCCTCGGGCACGGCGGGCTCTTCGGCGCGCAGGGCCTCGTCTACCTGGGCCTCTT from Streptomyces drozdowiczii carries:
- a CDS encoding DNA cytosine methyltransferase; protein product: MTPRPHPPLLPASFRIVDLFAGPGGLDIAATVMGVESIGVEWDDPTRATRDAAGLRTTTEKDVAALGPCDPQVQDANVLTGGPPCQSFSVAGNREGHKALEDVKRLAGCLVSARDRKSFDTIWNEVKRETDSMSDERTGFVLQPLRWIMEAKLKRKRPYDVVVLEQVPTVLPVWKHYAELLRGIGYAADAHVLQAEAFGVPQTRRRAVLIARWDPKDSGRGVYFPEPTHRPYRKAVEQQGDALFAPPKPPKSSKDGRKKESWVSVGAALAATRPRDFVLVSNYGSGGDPKNRGRRTSEEPAATITGKFRRNRLFLLKENEAGEKEVGEELDRLSFEEGGLLQSFPARYPWRSTDVAQQIGNAIPPRLSLHILSAALLGGPPEKEWFTRLAEWKPPTDSLDKDTPESP
- a CDS encoding DNA cytosine methyltransferase, with translation MRGLVSGLRFVDVCAGAGGLALGLEQAGFDPVLLLDRKAVACETLGLNRPHWKVLEMDLLDFVPDEHPQTYDVDLLSAGLPRVKSSATAARAETDEEEQLLRAAVLLAHSIQPRAVILENVPGLVDAGAFEPLRGFVRKELEHLGYRLHWFILNAADFGVPQDRKQGVLVALKDRYFDRFRPPAPTVQDHVPVGRALRDSMAARGWSGADAWAAQAISVAPTLVGGSDNRGGADLGPTGTKAAWARMGVNGGTLANQVPGPEDDAGQGLIKLTDAQAALLQGFPTEWRFAGLKTARYRQIGHASPPPVGKALGLAIAAALRD
- a CDS encoding very short patch repair endonuclease gives rise to the protein MSTAKPSSPTVSARMSRQASRDTAPEVAVRKLLHASGYRYRLNERVPHMSRRTIDIAFTRAKVAVFLDGCFWHGCPEHATQPKSNAEWWRQKLDRNMARDAETTAHLVAEGWTVLRFWEHQAPVEVAEKVAETVDRERSAGRTERGCGGS
- a CDS encoding DUF3311 domain-containing protein; this translates as MLVPYVLYLGVLPFVNRVRPVVLGLPFLFFWLLGATLLTPVAVWLTRRGDRR
- a CDS encoding sodium:solute symporter family protein — encoded protein: MNAAVATSVFGVFMVATVALGLLAVRGRRGGGGGLAEWSVGGRSLGSVFIWVLMAGEGYTSFSYLGAAGWGYNYGAPVLYVVAYMSCGYAVGYVVGPMLWAYARKHGLVGITDMVAHRFGRPWLGALVAVLATVFLLPYIQLQITGMGVVVSTISYGTISLNWAYFIAFAVTTGFVVVSGLRGSAWVSVLKDLLVIVTLGFLAIYVPVHYFDGYGPFLDRLVTEKSEWLTFPGHGDSGLGQAWFITTSFLNSLTVVIFPTTVAGYLGAKNADVLRRNAMWLPAYNVLLFVPMLLGMAALFVVPGLVGAESNLALFKLVTDSLPAWSVGVIGVAAALSSIVPMAVFMLVIGTMWGRSVLSLVPRWERRQKGAAQLVVVAAGSLALLLTYTAPNTLVRLSLISYEGMAQLLPMVLLGLMWRRLTLLGALSGLVVGVGVVCGFVFTEHDPVWGVNAGIVALAANLAVALAVTYAGPRERDARPDDEVLARDELEADRVAVNAR
- a CDS encoding DUF6412 domain-containing protein; translation: MGTDAMSRVRDGLSRVLRPAGLLLFLLTEVLLAEGGSLSAAVALAATAAAGTALVACSVISARCAAPVPRTRVRTAMRDREKRTAFLPQRDPDAQGRRRPRAPGRALLTAA
- a CDS encoding YidC/Oxa1 family membrane protein insertase, translated to MSAFMSAFASLVGALADLLHPLFQGASTAAAIVLFTALVRLAVHPLSRAAARGQKAQRRLQPQIAELRKKHGKDRERMQKALMELHREEKVSPLSGCLPSLLQMPAFFLLYHLFSSQRIGDKANSLLGHQLFDAPLGERWHDALGHGGLFGAQGLVYLGLFAIVAAVATFNYGRTKRQMAANPVTPPTGPDGQPVPGMGAMNQLMPLMSFFTLFTVAFVPLAAALYVVTSTTWTAIERAFLYRDMTAPGAAVATVA